In a single window of the Rhodamnia argentea isolate NSW1041297 chromosome 2, ASM2092103v1, whole genome shotgun sequence genome:
- the LOC115739520 gene encoding uncharacterized protein LOC115739520 has product MASPAFVALPSTSPFRIKLLNGRRCQPGNGITLHSCQRTFPKLSMQVMMAQFGESERLNVQLDAVTERLQEVIPDSVKHFPWKKAETVLLNRVALLGRKALKWSLITLFVASSLSDVLFAISRNRELTIPIGLFVGCLLTDFLKEVMTEFSGDSQLDKGFVQCLTAISCVFVLLKFASAFCGLGVRVFLSHVANGGVMQTLWLWRNLSHGSSNEEKQPQEEGAIA; this is encoded by the exons ATGGCGTCGCCGGCGTTTGTCGCTTTGCCTTCGACTTCACCGTTCCGG ATCAAGTTGTTGAATGGTAGAAGGTGTCAGCCAGGCAATGGCATAACTCTACATTCATGTCAACGGACTTTTCCAAAGCTTTCTATGCAAGTGATGATGGCACAGTTTGGCGAATCAGAGAGGCTGAATGTGCAACTTGATGCTGTGACAGAAAGGTTACAGGAGGTGATTCCAGACTCGGTGAAACATTTTCCTTGGAAGAAAGCGGAGACTGTGCTTCTCAATAGAGTGGCCCTTTTGGGGCGAAAGGCATTGAAGTGGTCGCTGATAACCCTATTTGTAGCTAGCTCCTTATCAGATGTTTTATTTGCCATTTCGAGAAATAGAGAGTTGACAATTCCAATTGGCCTTTTTGTCGGTTGTTTGCTGACTGACTTTCTAAAGGAGGTGATGACAGAATTCTCTGGCGACTCTCAG CTGGACAAAGGATTCGTCCAGTGCCTGACGGCAATAAGCTGCGTGTTTGTTCTTCTCAAGTTTGCTTCTGCATTTTGTGGGCTTGGAGTGAGAGTCTTCCTCTCGCATGTTGCAAATGGTGGCGTGATGCAAACTTTGTGGCTATGGAGAAATCTGTCACATGGATCAAGTAACGAAGAGAAACAACCCCAAGAGGAGGGGGCCATTGCATGA
- the LOC115739519 gene encoding CSC1-like protein RXW8 isoform X2 translates to MDISALLTSAGINIGLCVVLLLLYSLLRKQPSNLSVYFGRRLAQERPKRIDSLCFHRFVPSPSWIVKAWETSEEEILSVGGLDAVVFIRILVFSLRVFSIAAFVCIFLVLPVNYYGQEMHHKEIPYESLEVFTIGNVKAGSKWLWAHCLALYIISCSACLLLYFEYKSIANMRLAHIKASAPNPSYFTVLVRSIPSSREESYSDAVEKFFSNYYLLTYLGHQMVYRSGTVQKLMEVAAAFVFFKTRYAAVVASQILQSSNPMLWVTDLAPEPHDVYWSNLCIPFKQLWIRKIATLIATIVFMFLFLIPVTFVQGLTQLDQLHHSFPFLRGLLKKKYMNQLVTGYLPSVILMLFLYTVPPTMMLFSAVEGCISRSGRKKSACRKVLYFMIWNVFFVNVLSGSVISQLNVISSPKDIPAQLARAVPTQASFFMTYIFTSGWASLSSEVMQPLALLWNLIRRLIFRKKDDLSDKPLSFPYHIEVPRVLVFGLLGFTFSILAPLMLPFLLAYFLLAFLVYRNQILNVYMPKYESGGQLWPTVHNTTIFSLVLMQIIALGVFGVKRSPVASGFTIPLVICTLLFTEYCRQRFHPIFKNNAAQMLIDMDREDEQSGKMEEIHRQLRSAYCQFSPSFHDSCKPDQSDNGESIQDPEDKKPGEDSNKVNEPLALHLHIESKEPVEK, encoded by the exons ATGGATATTTCGGCTCTTCTAACATCAGCTGGAATAAATATCGGCTTGTGTGTGGTGCTTTTGTTGCTTTATTCCTTGTTGAGGAAACAACCGAGCAACTTAAGTGTATATTTTGGACGGAGGCTTGCTCAAGAACGCCCAAAACGCATCGATTCTCTCTGCTTTCATAGATTTGTTCCTTCCCCGAGTTGGATAGTGAAGGCTTGGGAAACTTCTGAAGAAGAAATATTATCTGTTGGTGGCCTCGATGCTGTGGTATTCATTAGGATACTAGTTTTCAG TCTGCGAGTATTCTCCATTGCCGCTTTtgtttgcatttttcttgtacTTCCAGTGAATTACTATGGCCAGGAGATGCATCACAAGGAGATCCCTTATGAGTCTTTGGAAGTTTTTACCATTGGAAATGTCAAAGCAGGATCGAAGTG GCTCTGGGCACACTGCCTTGCACTATACATAATATCTTGCTCTGCTTGCCTTCTCCTTTACTTT GAGTACAAAAGCATAGCTAATATGAGGTTAGCACATATCAAGGCTTCTGCACCAAACCCAAGTTACTTCACTGTGCTTGTGCGATCTATCCCTTCTTCTCGAGAAGAGTCCTACAGTGACGCAGTCGAGAAGTTCTTCTCGAACTATTATCTATTGACGTATTTGGGACATCAAATGGTCTACCGGTCTGGTACAGTTCAAAAACTGATG GAAGTTGCAGctgcttttgtctttttcaagACTCGCTATGCTGCTGTCGTTGCTTCTCAGATCCTTCAATCATCAAATCCCATGTTATGGGTGACTGACTTGGCTCCTGAACCTCATGATGTCTATTGGTCCAACCTCTGTATACCATTTAAACAACTATGGATCCGCAAGATAGCTACACTTATAGCTACTATTGTCTTCATGTTCTTGTTTCTTATACCTGTGACTTTTGTTCAAGGTCTTACTCAACTAGACCAGTTACATCACTCATTTCCATTTCTCAGAGGATTACTAAAGAA GAAATATATGAATCAGCTGGTCACAGGGTATCTGCCTAGTGTTATTCTGATGTTATTTCTGTACACTGTTCCTCCCACAATGATGCTATTTTCAGCAGTGGAGGGATGTATCTCTCGTAGCGGAAGGAAAAAGAGTGCATGTCGGAAAGTACTTTATTTCATGATCTGGAATGTCTTCTTTGTTAACGTTCTCTCTGGGTCTGTTATCAGCCAATTGAATGTTATTTCTAGCCCAAAGGACATACCTGCTCAACTGGCACGAGCCGTGCCAACACAG GCTAGTTTTTTCATGACTTATATCTTTACATCGGGGTGGGCAAGTTTGTCGTCGGAAGTGATGCAACCTTTGGCTCTTCTCTGGAACCTAATCAGGCGATTAATCTTCAGAAAGAAAGATGATTTGTCTGACAAGCCTTTATCTTTCCCATACCACATTGAAGTTCCCAGAGTGCTAGTATTTGGACTCCTCGGCTTCACTTTTTCCATCCTGGCACCTTTGATGCTGCCTTTCTTGCTGGCTtacttcttacttgctttccttGTGTATCGAAACCAG ATTCTCAATGTATACATGCCGAAGTATGAAAGTGGAGGGCAGCTGTGGCCTACTGTTCACAACACGACAATCTTCTCTTTGGTTTTGATGCAAATAATAGCCCTGGGGGTTTTTGGCGTAAAACGATCTCCTGTCGCCTCCGGTTTTACTATACCACTCGTAATCTGCACTCTGTTATTCACTGAGTATTGCAGGCAGAGATTTCACCCAATATTTAAGAACAATGCTGCCCAG ATGCTCATCGACATGGATCGGGAAGATGAGCAGAGTGGGAAGATGGAAGAGATTCATAGACAGTTGCGTTCGGCATATTGCCAGTTTAGCCCGAGTTTTCATGACTCGTGTAAACCTGATCAATCCGATAATGGGGAAAGCATTCAAGATCCTGAAGACAAGAAGCCAG GAGAAGACTCCAACAAAGTGAATGAACCACTGGCTCTTCATCTCCACATAGAAAGCAAAGAGCCTGTTGAAAAGTGA
- the LOC115739481 gene encoding 1-aminocyclopropane-1-carboxylate synthase 3-like has translation MLSRKASCNTHGQDSYYFLGWEEYKKNPYDEVKNPNGIIQMGLAENQLSLDLVESWLESNPEATGFTNGGSTFRDIALFQDYHGLPAFKNALAGFMARIRENKVSFDPNKLVLTAGTTSANEILMFCLAERGDAFLVPTPYYPGFDRDLKWRTEVEIVPVHRSSSNGFKITESAMEEAFEHARNQLNRTVKGLLITSPSNPLGTTMTRHELDQIIHFANTRNLHVISDEIYSGTVFDSLSFVSIAELALQHKDSHNKNDLSSRVHMVYSLSKDLGLPGFRAGVIYSQNEAVVSAATKMSSFGLVSSQTQHLLSSMLSDEKFVRKYISENRTRIKNRKQMLFSGLQDLGIKCLNSNAGLFCWVDMKKFLKSNTFNAEMELWRRLIYEVGWNVSPGSSFHCIEPGWFRVCFANMDERTMTVALRRVRAFVDRFF, from the exons ATGTTGTCTAGGAAAGCTAGTTGCAATACCCATGGTCAGGACTCCTATTATTTCCTTGGATGGGAGGAGTACAAGAAAAATCCCTACGACGAAGTTAAAAACCCAAATGGGATCATCCAGATGGGACTCGCGGAAAATCAG CTCTCTCTGGATCTTGTGGAGTCATGGCTTGAGAGCAACCCGGAAGCAACCGGGTTCACCAATGGAGGATCCACATTCAGAGACATTGCACTCTTCCAGGATTATCACGGCCTTCCTGCGTTCAAAAAT GCCCTGGCGGGTTTCATGGCGAGAATAAGAGAGAACAAGGTTTCGTTTGATCCGAACAAGCTGGTCCTCACTGCGGGCACGACCTCAGCGAATGAGATTCTCATGTTTTGCCTCGCCGAACGTGGTGATGCCTTCCTTGTTCCGACCCCGTATTATCCCGG ATTCGACAGAGACCTCAAATGGCGAACCGAAGTGGAAATTGTTCCCGTACACCGCTCGAGCTCGAACGGCTTTAAGATCACCGAGTCCGCCATGGAAGAAGCTTTCGAGCATGCGCGAAACCAGCTGAATCGGACTGTGAAAGGCCTCCTCATCACCAGCCCTTCTAACCCGCTTGGCACCACGATGACCCGCCACGAGCTCGACCAAATCATTCACTTCGCGAACACCAGAAACCTCCACGTCATTAGCGACGAGATCTACTCGGGCACCGTCTTTGACTCGCTTAGCTTCGTCAGCATCGCCGAGCTTGCCTTGCAGCACAAGGACTCACACAACAAGAATGACCTGTCGAGCCGCGTCCACATGGTTTACAGCCTCTCCAAGGACCTAGGCCTGCCGGGGTTCCGTGCCGGGGTGATCTACTCGCAGAACGAGGCGGTCGTTTCGGCGGCAACCAAGATGTCAAGCTTCGGCCTTGTCTCATCGCAGACTCAGCACCTTCTCTCAAGCATGCTGTCCGACGAGAAGTTCGTGCGGAAATACATCAGCGAGAACAGGACGAGGATCAAGAACAGGAAGCAAATGCTCTTTTCGGGGTTGCAAGACTTGGGAATCAAGTGTTTGAACAGCAATGCCGGCTTATTCTGTTGGGTTGACATGAAGAAGTTTCTAAAGTCGAACACTTTCAACGCCGAGATGGAGCTATGGAGGAGACTGATCTATGAGGTGGGGTGGAATGTCTCCCCCGGTTCGAGCTTTCACTGCATCGAACCGGGTTGGTTTAGGGTTTGCTTTGCCAACATGGACGAGAGGACGATGACCGTAGCCCTGCGACGGGTTAGGGCCTTCGTCGATcgattcttttga
- the LOC115739519 gene encoding CSC1-like protein RXW8 isoform X1, translated as MDISALLTSAGINIGLCVVLLLLYSLLRKQPSNLSVYFGRRLAQERPKRIDSLCFHRFVPSPSWIVKAWETSEEEILSVGGLDAVVFIRILVFSLRVFSIAAFVCIFLVLPVNYYGQEMHHKEIPYESLEVFTIGNVKAGSKWLWAHCLALYIISCSACLLLYFEYKSIANMRLAHIKASAPNPSYFTVLVRSIPSSREESYSDAVEKFFSNYYLLTYLGHQMVYRSGTVQKLMSDAEVVCRMMRSENLAVKCKQNLFHCGLCGGPSKAFRLLSKGPESVKGKSVYKDLAPAREEVAAAFVFFKTRYAAVVASQILQSSNPMLWVTDLAPEPHDVYWSNLCIPFKQLWIRKIATLIATIVFMFLFLIPVTFVQGLTQLDQLHHSFPFLRGLLKKKYMNQLVTGYLPSVILMLFLYTVPPTMMLFSAVEGCISRSGRKKSACRKVLYFMIWNVFFVNVLSGSVISQLNVISSPKDIPAQLARAVPTQASFFMTYIFTSGWASLSSEVMQPLALLWNLIRRLIFRKKDDLSDKPLSFPYHIEVPRVLVFGLLGFTFSILAPLMLPFLLAYFLLAFLVYRNQILNVYMPKYESGGQLWPTVHNTTIFSLVLMQIIALGVFGVKRSPVASGFTIPLVICTLLFTEYCRQRFHPIFKNNAAQMLIDMDREDEQSGKMEEIHRQLRSAYCQFSPSFHDSCKPDQSDNGESIQDPEDKKPGEDSNKVNEPLALHLHIESKEPVEK; from the exons ATGGATATTTCGGCTCTTCTAACATCAGCTGGAATAAATATCGGCTTGTGTGTGGTGCTTTTGTTGCTTTATTCCTTGTTGAGGAAACAACCGAGCAACTTAAGTGTATATTTTGGACGGAGGCTTGCTCAAGAACGCCCAAAACGCATCGATTCTCTCTGCTTTCATAGATTTGTTCCTTCCCCGAGTTGGATAGTGAAGGCTTGGGAAACTTCTGAAGAAGAAATATTATCTGTTGGTGGCCTCGATGCTGTGGTATTCATTAGGATACTAGTTTTCAG TCTGCGAGTATTCTCCATTGCCGCTTTtgtttgcatttttcttgtacTTCCAGTGAATTACTATGGCCAGGAGATGCATCACAAGGAGATCCCTTATGAGTCTTTGGAAGTTTTTACCATTGGAAATGTCAAAGCAGGATCGAAGTG GCTCTGGGCACACTGCCTTGCACTATACATAATATCTTGCTCTGCTTGCCTTCTCCTTTACTTT GAGTACAAAAGCATAGCTAATATGAGGTTAGCACATATCAAGGCTTCTGCACCAAACCCAAGTTACTTCACTGTGCTTGTGCGATCTATCCCTTCTTCTCGAGAAGAGTCCTACAGTGACGCAGTCGAGAAGTTCTTCTCGAACTATTATCTATTGACGTATTTGGGACATCAAATGGTCTACCGGTCTGGTACAGTTCAAAAACTGATG AGTGATGCAGAGGTGGTGTGTAGAATGATGAGATCTGAGAATCTTGCCGTTAAGTGCAAGCAAAATCTATTTCACTGTGGTCTCTGTGGTGGACCATCTAAAGCTTTTCGTTTGCTTTCTAAAGGACCGGAAAGTGTTAAAGGGAAATCTGTCTACAAGGATCTTGCACCTGCAAGAGAG GAAGTTGCAGctgcttttgtctttttcaagACTCGCTATGCTGCTGTCGTTGCTTCTCAGATCCTTCAATCATCAAATCCCATGTTATGGGTGACTGACTTGGCTCCTGAACCTCATGATGTCTATTGGTCCAACCTCTGTATACCATTTAAACAACTATGGATCCGCAAGATAGCTACACTTATAGCTACTATTGTCTTCATGTTCTTGTTTCTTATACCTGTGACTTTTGTTCAAGGTCTTACTCAACTAGACCAGTTACATCACTCATTTCCATTTCTCAGAGGATTACTAAAGAA GAAATATATGAATCAGCTGGTCACAGGGTATCTGCCTAGTGTTATTCTGATGTTATTTCTGTACACTGTTCCTCCCACAATGATGCTATTTTCAGCAGTGGAGGGATGTATCTCTCGTAGCGGAAGGAAAAAGAGTGCATGTCGGAAAGTACTTTATTTCATGATCTGGAATGTCTTCTTTGTTAACGTTCTCTCTGGGTCTGTTATCAGCCAATTGAATGTTATTTCTAGCCCAAAGGACATACCTGCTCAACTGGCACGAGCCGTGCCAACACAG GCTAGTTTTTTCATGACTTATATCTTTACATCGGGGTGGGCAAGTTTGTCGTCGGAAGTGATGCAACCTTTGGCTCTTCTCTGGAACCTAATCAGGCGATTAATCTTCAGAAAGAAAGATGATTTGTCTGACAAGCCTTTATCTTTCCCATACCACATTGAAGTTCCCAGAGTGCTAGTATTTGGACTCCTCGGCTTCACTTTTTCCATCCTGGCACCTTTGATGCTGCCTTTCTTGCTGGCTtacttcttacttgctttccttGTGTATCGAAACCAG ATTCTCAATGTATACATGCCGAAGTATGAAAGTGGAGGGCAGCTGTGGCCTACTGTTCACAACACGACAATCTTCTCTTTGGTTTTGATGCAAATAATAGCCCTGGGGGTTTTTGGCGTAAAACGATCTCCTGTCGCCTCCGGTTTTACTATACCACTCGTAATCTGCACTCTGTTATTCACTGAGTATTGCAGGCAGAGATTTCACCCAATATTTAAGAACAATGCTGCCCAG ATGCTCATCGACATGGATCGGGAAGATGAGCAGAGTGGGAAGATGGAAGAGATTCATAGACAGTTGCGTTCGGCATATTGCCAGTTTAGCCCGAGTTTTCATGACTCGTGTAAACCTGATCAATCCGATAATGGGGAAAGCATTCAAGATCCTGAAGACAAGAAGCCAG GAGAAGACTCCAACAAAGTGAATGAACCACTGGCTCTTCATCTCCACATAGAAAGCAAAGAGCCTGTTGAAAAGTGA